In Sesamum indicum cultivar Zhongzhi No. 13 linkage group LG8, S_indicum_v1.0, whole genome shotgun sequence, the sequence aattcataatattaaatatattttttaattcataattttataattaattgtataaatgtgggaccaaaaaagtataactttgatctctttctctttatagaacaattcattatttatggaaattggaaaaaagtAAAGTACACGTATCACTCCCCAAAATTCCAACACACTTCTCGCGGAGAATCTCGATTCAGCAGAATCTCCAATCAATATGGCGTACACCatccaaaattgaattttctgtgaTATCATTCTCTCCCTCAGAACCTATGAATTTTTTACAGAAATACGTTTCACACGCCTTTTGATGCAGAGTTTTTagcttttatatatatatatatatatatatttatatatgtgagtGGCTCTGTCGTTGATTTCTCTGATCACTGGAGAGGGACGCTTGGTCGGGATATCTGTGTGTAGGGTTTTCGTGTATTCATCAGCGGGCTTGAGTTCTTCGAAAGTACTCTCGGTATATTTGggattttctcctttttattatttctgatAGAAacattgtgtgtgtgtgtttgtttttttttaaaaagagatTGTCTTTATGTTAATGACTTTggttattgtatttttttaactgtttcTGTGTGTTTAAATGCTCTATAAGCTTGATGGCGCTTCCTTTCGAATTTGTGGTTGATGTAGGATGAATTGAAAGGTTAATTGCAGGTTTGCTTGTTGTTAGTTATGGTCATATTGATTTGGAAATGGGGTGCGTTGCGGAGgtcttttgttttgtgtgtgAGTGAACTTGAGTCAGCTTAAAATGAACTTTAGTTTGCAATACTTGTAAAATCAGGATTCCTTTGGATTAAAATGGGATTTGTTGGTGAGTTCGAGATATTTTGACAAGTTTGGTCATACTTTTTCCTGGAAAATTCTTTCCTAATATCAAGATTTGTATCTCCAGAATGACTGGTCATTCAGTTTGCACTTAGCCCTAACCTTAGGTAGGAGCATGGAAATGGAGGTGTATTTTATCAAGGCAAGTTGGTTCTTTGTAACTTCAAGcatattttttgtatgttACGCTGCTAGTTGGTCTGGGAATTGCTTGCACCCGATATAGGAAATGAAAATGGTTTATAAAATGTGCTACCGCAGTGTTTCTAGAATTTACTTTGCGGTATGATTTTGGTTTCTTTAATTCGTCACTCTTGGATAGAACTATGAAATGAAGTATTCACCAAGTCGGCCAGCATAAGAAGTCTTTATGGTTTATGTTGATGCATGTAGTTTGTCCAAGCTACACTTTGTAGTGATGCTCCCATCTACGCATGTAACTCGTTGGGTTAAAGTAAACTGAACATGGTTGTCTCATTTCGTCATTCTTGCTAAACCGAACATGAATATGCTGCATAGTTAGAGTTTCAGGGTTATGctgcttttctttgtttaatgACAAAGTATTATGTAATATCCATGTAACTAATGACATTGTTGTGGTATATATTTGAACTCTTATACGTGTATTACATTTTCAGAAAACTATCAAAATCAAGGACGTTGGATTTATACTTTGTTATTAGTTAAGGGCATTATAGATGCAGAATTTTGTCAACACTTTCACCTTCTTTTTAGTTCCTACAATCTGCAAGTTTTGTTGAacatttagattttaatttatgaattccGATGAAGACTTGTCTAATACTAAGGTGTTTGTATTTGTTACATCTTCACAGTTAAAGGTCCTTGCAGTACTCCTTAAAAGATTAGCTGAATGGCAGACATAGGAAAATCGATGCAACATATCCGTAGAAAGAAAGCTTCATGGTAGTGGCTTTTTGGAAGAGTGGAGTTAAACTCATTTGACGGTTTATGTGAGAAACACAGTTGAAGTTTCTAGCAAGCAGTACGTGAGAATTGGCATGTTGATGCACAAGCCTTCTCTGGCCTCACTTGGGACTTGCTGACCGATGTCTTATTAGAGACCTGGTTGGCTTGTACACGTATGAGCAGAAGCCAGTGACTAGAATTTAAGCAATGGATGAGTTCAGGGAACCTGAAGCTTTTATTGCCAGCTGGATAAGCAAAAATCCAGCTGAAATGGCAGAATCTCATCTGTTTATTATATCTTGCTTCATTGCTGGCCTGATAGGGATGTCGACTATATTGTATACAGCTTTCCAGTGgagaagaaatattaatttaagttgGATGAAAGCCATTGCCAGGTCGAAGAAAAATCCTAAAACAAGGAACAAGGTTCCGCAGGCACCTCATATTTGGGGTTTAGAGTCTGTAAATCGAGGAAAAAGTTTGAACTGCTGTGTATGCCTAGAGTCTGTATCTCCTTCACAGACTCTTGGCCCAATGGTTGCTTCAGATAGTTTTATCCACCGTTGTAGCATATGTGGTGCAGCAGCTCACTTGAGTTGCTCTGCTAATGCTCAGAAGGATTGTAAGTGTGTATCAATGTTTGGCTATGACCATGTTTTGCATCAATGGGCAGTACAATGGACAGAGGTAACGGATCAACCCGATGATTCTTCCTTTTGCAGCTACTGTGAGGAGCCATGTAGTGGTTCTTTTCTTGGGGGATCCCCGATATGGTGTTGCTTATGGTGTCAGCGCCTAGTTCATGTTGAATGTCATGGTAGCATGTTTAATGAAACAGGTGATGTGTGTGATTTGGGGCCTTTTAGAAGGCTTATCCTCTCACCCCTATATGTTAAGCAATTGAATAGGACTTCTTCTGGTGGATTTCTCAGCTCCATTACCCATGGAGCCAATGAGATTGCATCATCTGTTCGTGCTAGCATCAGAAGTCAAAGCAAAAAGTATAAACATGGATATGAAACCACTGCTGATACTGGAAATAGAAGCAATATGAGTGATACGTCGACAGAAAGTGTCGCAGCAACCAGTCCCAAGGGTGCTAGTTGTAATAAAGTAGAAGGACATTATGATGGCCCTGTGTATATGGAGGAAGTGAATCAACAACAAAACggagaaggaaaaaagatgGATAAAGCACCCAGTTTCAAGAGAAGTTCATCAATTAATCAAAAGGATGAGTTTCAGTTAATAGGCATGAGACAGACATACGAGTTGATTGATTTGCCTCCAGAGGCAAGGCCCTTGCTAGTGTTCATCAACAAAAAGAGTGGAGCTCAACGGGGTGATTCACTCAGGCAAAGACTCAACATTCTTCTGAATCCTGTACAGGTTAGAGCTGTTAAACAGAAGCTTCTGTTCTAGCTGGCATTTTGACTGAATGTCCATTAATAAAGCCTAACTATGTAAATGTGTATCTAGATTCAGTCACCACTTGCCCAATGATGTAATGTAAATGTCTGCTCAGTCATGATAATTCAAGCTtaataactaatgaaaattCAAGTCTGTATGAGAAAATCTCAGCTGTGAACTGCAGTTATATTTTGTGGTTAGCTCTGGATAAAGTATACACTCTCTGCTAACACTACATCGGATGTCTTTAAACAATGAAACGAGTtcctataaaattacattGCATTCAGGTGGGGAAGACTAATTCACCATTTGTTCTATCCATTTCTGTAGAACACATGTTTGCATATGAAACTTCTTAAGCAGTTGATTTGATTTACTGCTTGTGTGTCATTGCTGGTAGCTGGGACCTGGTTCCTTATACAAGGCCGAGTAACTCATCGAGAAATAGAATGACatgaaaaactgaaaattaatCAGGGTTCTTTATCCACCCATAAATCCTCCTATCGGTCATTGTTTTGCAACAAAATTGTAAATGAAAGTTGAAAAAGGGTTAAATATGTTCCAATAGCATTCTGCAAAGTGTAATGAAGGAAAAGAAGGCACACGCATGCTCATGCTGCTGGAGGGGGCTGGGGGAGGTAGATACAATGTTGGGTgctttttgataatttatagaGTTGTACATTGAAACAGAAATAAAGATGGTTAATTTTCATAGTAATTTGTATGACTTCTTGGGCCTAGATATTTTATGTGTCTTTTCTTGGAGTAGGCCTTCTTTTTTAGTTGATTCTATTTTACAGAAATCTACCATCATTTGTCTCTGAGCTTCTTTGTATATGAATTTACTAATTCCTTCATGTTAATTTTAGGTTTGTGAATTAAGCTCTGCACAGGGGCCAGAAACTGGACTCTATTTGTTTAGAAGGGTGCCCCATTTCCGTGTTCTAGTCTGTGGAGGAGATGGCACTGTCGGCTGGGTTCTGGATGCCATAGACAAgcaaaattttgtttctccTCCACCAGTGGCCATTCTTCCTGCAGGAACAGGAAATGATTTAGCTAGGGTTCTTTCTTGGGGGGCTGGTCTTGGTTCAGTTGAGAGGCAAGGAGGCCTTTGCACACTTTTGCATGATATAGAACATGCTGCAGTTACCATTCTTGATCGGTGGAAGGTATCAATCTCAAACCAGCAAGGAAAGCCACTCCGACCCCCTAAGTTTATGAACAACTATCTTGGTATGTTTAGATTGTTACTTCTCGGTTACATTTGGTTCAGTTGTGTGTTGCCAACATGACTTAAACTTCAAGTTGGTCAAAGTGGTTAACCTTGGTCAACTTGTTTCTTCATTAGGAAATTGTCTTTGTCTTTgagttctttctttctttttaatcgAGCAATGGGGAGTGTTATTCTTCTGGAACATTGTCAATGAAGGAACACTAGGCGGCCTGAACATTACATGAAGATCTGCTGATTGAGCAGTCTGCAGTAATGTGAGTTTAGGGTAATGTCAAGCTGCATCAACTTGGTTAATCATGAGCTACCACCTTCAAGCTATATCATGAATGAAGCAACGTTTTTTAACCTTGCACCTTATTTTTGACAGTGCAAAAATCAAGTAAAAGGCATAAGTAACATTCTCGTAATGTCTTAAATTACTCAGTAAATCTCCTCTAAAACTTAAAATTCGACCATTTTGACAGAGTATTGCAGGATATTTTCCACATTGCATCTTGCTGCTTCCTTCTTAAGCATGGTACTTTTTTCTGATTCTGCTACAAAGGACTGGGAGTATGGGGTAGTGAGGCCTTTGACTTCTACTTTGGATGATCTAGTTAGATTTTCCACAACTATTCCTTTGAGACATGGAAGATATGTTCTTGTTCTAAGCCCTTCTTGTTTATAACCAGATGTATGGTGTAGAGTGATATGGGTTAATCTGCAATTTTAGCCACCAccaagtttgaaaaattagcaTCTTCTTTGTTATGAAATTTTGCTCTGTTCTTGACTCTTGTATAGACATATCACTTGGTGTTCTGAGCCTGAAAGTAAGTTTGACCGAACCATtagttttgttttaaaaaaacaattttgcAGACAAAAATTCATTCGATCTCCAATTAAAATATGAGTCAGTGGCTGCAGTGAGTGTATATATCTATCAAATTGAAATAGTTTGAATACATAGtcataaaattttctcaaatctcTTACTAACAATTACTGGGTTCGCCAAAAGCTTATGTCTTGGATCCATTACTAGGTGCTGGCTCTCATGAAGTGTTGCGTTGTGGAGTTTGATgcaatgttatatttttgccCAGCTTTTGCAGACTGTTTTCAGAAAAGTTGTaaaccaaaatttttcatacttcTGGTAAAGGGTAtgccaaaaaataattgcatttaaattcttttggcAATTAAGTATGGAGATATGCTTTTTAACCTTGAcattaacatataattatttagatgGCATAAACTATGccaataaaagatataaatgctaggaaaataaaaatagtctACCTGATCTGGTGGATATGGAAAAAGTATCAAATGAACAAGACTTCCTCTCTTCTGGCCAGAACATGCAAGGAGGCTACTTTATCTCCTGTAAGAGGTCAAGGTAAAACTTAACAGTTGGAAAAGATTatctatgtttttattataaaaaaacaagaattttaGGATATCTCTAATAGTGGATCATGAAACTCTTACTTTAGAGAATAGAGCTAATTAAAGTAATTTGAAGTCACTTAGACAAGTCAAAGATAGTTACAATGTTTCATTGGGCTTTTTTTGGTTCTGAATGAATTTGCTTTATTATCTGTATTTTAGAGAACATATGCTAAGCGTGTAATGGTTTGGAAGATGTCTTTATATATGGTAAAGATGAGGCTTTGATGGTGATATGCATGGACTTGCATCAATAACTTCTCTTGGGAccttaacatatattttacacTCAATATTGTTCTGCTGAATAATTATGAATCGTCGGTATTGTTGCAGGGGTTGGATGTGACGCAAAGGTTGCTCTAGAAATCCATAATCTGAGGGAAGAGAATCCAGAAAAGTTCTATAACCAGGTAGATCAGTTTGTGCAAAATTGGCATTTAGATGTGTTAGGCAACTATATTTGACTAGTGATGTTGATCGTATGCTCTCCTCTTTAAATAACACTGTTTATGTTTTTACCTTTAGTAAGAGCCTTGCATACATATTGCAGCGAAGTTATGCCTTGATTTTTCTAAGTATTGTCTGCAAGAAATAGAGACTTTATGATTTGCTTTGTTCATGCATCAAACTCATCTTTGTTCTTGTTGCTATCTTtaatggtatgatttttctcaaattctgACAGCAGCAGATAGCTAAATATGTTTGAAGAATATCACATGATAAGTTGATATATACTGTTGATTGACATAGAACTAGACCGCAATCATTGTTGCTAGTTCAGAATGTGTTCCTATTTGGCGTCAATATCTTTTTGAATATAAGGTCAATATCTTTTTGAATGTTCATTCGGACTGCTGGCAACTAGGTTTgcaattatttatcatatgtgCTATATTTCTATTCAAGTTGGATAGAAATTGTTTGGACTTGATATATTATTACGTAAGGTGGTCAACTTTCAATATACTTGCCTCTGATATAGAATCCCCTATATCTCCGAGGGAAGGCAAGTGTATCATAAACTTTCGCTACATGTTGCTGGAAAACTATGATCCCTCTGTCCTCGTTTTTGAGGGTTCAGACTCAAGTCAACATGTGCTACGTGTAAATTATATGTTCATGCTCTGGAAAACCACATACACATACAGTGGTGCATAGaagaaaaagttggaaaacaTGTTTCCCAGTCAATCTACACATTGATCTTGTTGAATATTTTGGTTCAGCCAAGTGAATGTTAAAGAACTGTTAAGATTATGTAAGTGCTGGAGTTACGCATCTATTTGCCTGCTTGCAAGGCTAGGATTTAAATGTTTTCttgttattgtttatttttcctcACTTAGGGCTGAAATAACTATCAGTTTCACTGCAGTTCATGAATAAAGTTCTTTATGCTAGAGAAGGTGCTAAGAGTATCATGGATCGGTCATTTGCTGACTTACCTTGGCAAGTCCGTGTGGAGGTTGATGGTGTTGAAATTGAGGTTCCTGAGGTGGGTACAGCGAAGTTATCATAGAggcatcaattttatttgatttagcTGGACATTTAGCTAATTCCACTCCTTGCAAGCTCCGTTActtccaaaataattttgccTTCAAACTGTTTATCATCTCtcagttttcattttttcttgttcttatgTTCTTCTTCGTGTAAAgttatcttaatatataaagCACTATATATGGCGCAACTGTGGCGCAATGATCTTATGGAAAATATGATCTTGCTTTCATTATTTTAGGATGCAGAAGGTGTCCTTGTAGCTAATATTGGAAGTTATATGGGTGGTGTTGACTTGTGGCATAATGAAGATGAGAACTATGATAGTTTTGATCCTCAATCCATGCATGACAAGGTGCTCGAGGTTGTAAGCATTTCGAGTATGTGGCATCTGGGAAAGCTGCAGGTAAGATTGGCTTCACCTTTTGGGGGCTATGTCTGAGCAATGTGTCTGGAAAATTTCACTATTATAGTACGATAATGATTTTGTGGCTGCAGGAATGAAACATCTTTGAAACTTTGATTGGATTGAGCTCTGTTTGGTATTTGGACCAACATTTTTTGTCCCCTCTTAAAGTAGTTTGAATAGAAATGCATAAGAATTTGTAACTGAAAACAGGACCTTGTGACTCTTAGATGAGATATCATACTCCCTTTCCATGAAGAATTCATAAGGTTAAGATGGTTAATTTCTGTGTGGACAGGTCGGGCTATCCCGAGCACGCAGGCTTGCACAGGGACAGTCGATTAAAATCCAGCTTTTTGCAGGCTTTCCAGTTCAAGTAGACGGAGAACCATGGTTTCAGCAACCTTGTACATTAACCATCACGCATCATGGACAGGTCTCTCTCCctcctccccccccccccccccacccccccccccccccacaaaaaaaaaaaacccgaAAAAAAGCCCCCCCACTCTAAACAAAGTAAGAAGCAggaaaaatagatataaaagGGTCCCAATATGCCTTAAAATTAACTCAGGTTGCTATTATTGGGATACCCAATGTTTTACAACATTAGTCTTTGATGAAGCAATACTTGACTAGCACACGTCCCTCACTTTTGAATGTGATACTACATTCAGTTTTGTGTTTTTCAGATGCacattatttgtttattatcaTACTACTATAAAAATCACATGATACAGGCATTTATGTTGAAAAGAGCTGCAGAAGAACCTCTTGGTCACGCAGCTGCAATTATCACTGACGTCCTTGAGAATGCTGAAACCAATCATGTTATTAATGCATCACAGAAACGGGCGCTGCTTCAAGAAATGGCACTGAGGCTATCCTAGAATCTATGAAGTTCTAGCTGTAAGCTTGTCTACTGAGCGTAAATGCTTGATTTTGTATTCCACAATCTGCTTCATTCTTCACTTGTATCATCTGTTTGATATGTAACATTCACAAGAAATAATGCTTTTACAATGGTATACAAACCCAATGTCTATCAATGCAAACAGTTTTTTGGTGGTGTTGGCACATTTATATCCTTACCTTGCTTTTGGAGTTGAGATGATAAGACGAgtccataaatttatatctttAACAGCTCATCCCTttccattatttttgttagtgGTGAACCCCTCCTATTAGCTTTTGGCATTGAGATGGACAGTTGATATGTTGGTACTATCAGATCGGTCACCTTGTCTGGTCACTTTGGAATTTGCAATTGCTTTCATGTAGCATTTTGTCTCTGAATTATGCTTTGTTTTGGCAGATATTCTGCATATAAATCTGAGTGATGAACGGTTAGCTGTGGAAAATTTTCCCTCCTGCAATCCCATTGTGACCTCTTCCAAAACCCTAATCAATCCTATGTACGCTCCTCTAGTTAGCTTTGACAAGAAATCTTCTTGGCTGTCTTTCCCTTACAATGGATGTAGAAGGGGGATTTCAGGTAATTCCAATGAGTGCTATTTAGTACTGCTTTGAGCTCATAGGAGTCAAGCAGGTTGCTGCCATTGTGCTTTA encodes:
- the LOC105168848 gene encoding diacylglycerol kinase 1, producing MDEFREPEAFIASWISKNPAEMAESHLFIISCFIAGLIGMSTILYTAFQWRRNINLSWMKAIARSKKNPKTRNKVPQAPHIWGLESVNRGKSLNCCVCLESVSPSQTLGPMVASDSFIHRCSICGAAAHLSCSANAQKDCKCVSMFGYDHVLHQWAVQWTEVTDQPDDSSFCSYCEEPCSGSFLGGSPIWCCLWCQRLVHVECHGSMFNETGDVCDLGPFRRLILSPLYVKQLNRTSSGGFLSSITHGANEIASSVRASIRSQSKKYKHGYETTADTGNRSNMSDTSTESVAATSPKGASCNKVEGHYDGPVYMEEVNQQQNGEGKKMDKAPSFKRSSSINQKDEFQLIGMRQTYELIDLPPEARPLLVFINKKSGAQRGDSLRQRLNILLNPVQVCELSSAQGPETGLYLFRRVPHFRVLVCGGDGTVGWVLDAIDKQNFVSPPPVAILPAGTGNDLARVLSWGAGLGSVERQGGLCTLLHDIEHAAVTILDRWKVSISNQQGKPLRPPKFMNNYLGVGCDAKVALEIHNLREENPEKFYNQFMNKVLYAREGAKSIMDRSFADLPWQVRVEVDGVEIEVPEDAEGVLVANIGSYMGGVDLWHNEDENYDSFDPQSMHDKVLEVVSISSMWHLGKLQVGLSRARRLAQGQSIKIQLFAGFPVQVDGEPWFQQPCTLTITHHGQAFMLKRAAEEPLGHAAAIITDVLENAETNHVINASQKRALLQEMALRLS